A section of the Streptomyces sp. NBC_01591 genome encodes:
- a CDS encoding class E sortase, which produces MSVRLIVRTFSELCITVGALIVLFVVYVLFWTGVKAADATEGQLDTLRSRWAQGPVSAPAPQTSPTSKTPRAPKTPTSKEPPAPAAYRDGKPFAMLYIPRFGKGWEWPVLENTEVRTLQKGLGHYAGTARLGARGNFAVAGHRRTYGDPFKDFPKLRPGDAVVLTDGTTWFTYRIDKKPYRTVPSDIGVIDPVPRKSGFDGPGRYLTLTTCEPEWGSSHRLIAWAHLDATQPVTEGKPAAFHS; this is translated from the coding sequence GTGTCGGTGCGACTGATCGTCAGGACGTTCAGCGAACTCTGCATCACCGTCGGGGCCCTGATCGTGCTCTTTGTGGTGTACGTGCTGTTCTGGACCGGGGTGAAGGCGGCCGACGCGACCGAGGGGCAGCTCGACACCCTGCGCAGCCGGTGGGCGCAGGGGCCGGTGTCCGCACCCGCGCCGCAGACCTCCCCGACGTCGAAGACGCCGAGGGCACCGAAGACGCCGACATCGAAGGAGCCGCCCGCCCCCGCCGCGTACCGGGACGGCAAGCCGTTCGCGATGCTGTACATACCCCGCTTCGGCAAGGGCTGGGAGTGGCCCGTCCTGGAGAACACCGAGGTCAGGACCTTGCAGAAGGGCCTCGGTCATTACGCGGGGACGGCCCGCCTCGGCGCGAGGGGCAATTTCGCGGTGGCCGGACACCGCCGTACGTACGGGGATCCGTTCAAGGACTTCCCGAAGCTGCGTCCGGGCGACGCGGTGGTGCTGACGGACGGGACGACGTGGTTCACGTACCGCATCGACAAGAAGCCGTACCGGACCGTGCCGAGCGACATCGGGGTCATCGATCCCGTCCCCCGGAAGTCGGGCTTCGACGGGCCGGGCCGCTATCTGACGCTGACCACCTGCGAGCCCGAGTGGGGCAGCAGTCACCGGCTGATCGCCTGGGCGCACCTTGACGCCACCCAGCCTGTGACCGAAGGCAAGCCGGCAGCTTTCCACAGCTGA
- the crgA gene encoding cell division protein CrgA, with product MPKSRIRKKAGFTPPPAKQATNLKLTSRSWVAPVMLALFLIGLAWIVVFYVTDGDLPIKDLGNWNIVVGFGFIAGGFGVSTQWK from the coding sequence GTGCCGAAGTCACGTATCCGCAAGAAGGCCGGCTTCACGCCCCCTCCGGCGAAGCAGGCAACCAACCTAAAGCTGACCAGCCGCAGCTGGGTGGCGCCGGTGATGCTGGCGCTCTTCCTGATCGGTCTGGCCTGGATCGTCGTTTTCTATGTGACCGACGGCGACCTGCCGATCAAGGATCTGGGGAACTGGAACATCGTCGTCGGCTTCGGCTTCATCGCCGGCGGCTTCGGTGTCTCCACGCAGTGGAAGTAG
- a CDS encoding rhomboid family intramembrane serine protease produces the protein MDQQPPGGRDQSAAADGSLSCYRHPGREANICCTRCERPICPECMIDASVGFQCPDCVRQGSGTGHGPAANQPRTVAGGALTADPRLVTKILLGINVAVFLAVLARGTALVDELMLLGRATTHYGGPLEGVAEGQWYRLVTSMFLHQEVWHIAFNMLGLWWLGGPLEAALGRARYLTLYMISGLAGSALTYWLSAPVQGSLGASGAIFGLLGATAVLMRRLNYDMRPVFALLAVNLVITFNPWGGIAWQAHVGGLVAGTLIAIGMVHAPRERRSLVQYGTCALVLAAVVLVVVARTAALT, from the coding sequence ATGGACCAGCAGCCGCCGGGAGGCAGGGACCAGTCCGCCGCCGCGGACGGCTCGCTCAGCTGCTACCGCCACCCCGGTCGCGAGGCGAACATCTGCTGCACCCGCTGCGAGCGCCCGATCTGCCCCGAGTGCATGATCGACGCCTCGGTCGGCTTCCAGTGCCCGGACTGCGTCCGCCAGGGATCGGGTACGGGACACGGGCCGGCCGCCAACCAGCCGCGCACCGTCGCGGGTGGCGCCCTCACGGCCGATCCCCGCCTCGTCACCAAGATCCTTCTCGGCATCAATGTCGCCGTGTTCCTCGCTGTGCTGGCGAGGGGCACCGCGTTGGTCGACGAGCTGATGCTGCTCGGCCGCGCCACGACCCACTACGGCGGTCCGCTCGAAGGTGTCGCGGAGGGCCAGTGGTACCGACTGGTGACGTCGATGTTCCTGCACCAGGAGGTGTGGCACATCGCGTTCAACATGCTGGGGCTGTGGTGGCTGGGAGGGCCGCTGGAAGCGGCGCTCGGCCGTGCCCGGTACCTCACGCTCTACATGATCTCCGGCCTGGCCGGCAGTGCCCTCACCTACTGGCTCTCCGCGCCCGTGCAGGGCTCGCTCGGAGCCTCCGGGGCGATCTTCGGACTGCTGGGCGCCACCGCCGTGCTCATGCGCCGGCTCAACTACGACATGCGCCCGGTCTTCGCGCTCCTCGCGGTGAACCTGGTCATCACCTTCAACCCCTGGGGCGGAATCGCCTGGCAGGCACATGTCGGCGGTCTGGTCGCGGGCACGCTGATCGCGATCGGCATGGTGCACGCACCGCGCGAGCGGCGCTCACTGGTGCAGTACGGCACCTGCGCTCTGGTCCTGGCGGCCGTGGTCCTCGTCGTCGTCGCCAGAACGGCCGCACTGACCTGA
- a CDS encoding DUF881 domain-containing protein, giving the protein MSNSADSPQGPVRRTFRHPARVLTAAVFALAGLIFVTSANTAKGTNIRTDSSLLKLSDLIQQRSNKNAQLDETTAAVREDIDALVRQDDGSTEAEDARLKELERAGGTTKLTGRSVSVTLNDAPPNATANPGYPDPQPNDLVIHQQDLQAVVNALWQGGARGIQVMDQRLISTSAVRCVGNTLILQGRVYSPPYKITAVGDPGKLKQALNDSPAISNYLLYVKAYGLGWKVDEHEAVTLPGYSGTVDLHYAEPVK; this is encoded by the coding sequence TTGAGCAATTCTGCCGACTCCCCCCAAGGCCCGGTCCGGCGCACCTTCCGGCACCCGGCCCGCGTGCTCACCGCTGCCGTCTTCGCCCTCGCCGGACTGATCTTCGTCACCAGCGCCAACACGGCCAAGGGCACCAACATCCGCACCGATTCCTCGCTGCTGAAGCTCTCCGATCTCATTCAGCAGCGCAGCAACAAGAACGCCCAGCTGGACGAGACCACCGCGGCCGTGCGCGAGGACATCGACGCCCTCGTCCGGCAGGACGACGGCAGCACCGAGGCGGAGGACGCCCGGCTCAAGGAGCTGGAGCGGGCCGGGGGCACCACGAAGCTCACCGGCCGCTCGGTGTCCGTCACGCTCAATGACGCCCCGCCCAACGCCACCGCCAACCCCGGCTACCCCGACCCGCAACCCAATGACCTGGTCATCCACCAGCAGGACCTGCAGGCGGTCGTCAATGCCCTCTGGCAGGGCGGTGCCCGGGGCATCCAGGTCATGGACCAGCGGCTGATCTCCACCAGCGCGGTGCGCTGCGTCGGCAACACCCTGATCCTCCAGGGCCGGGTCTACTCCCCGCCGTACAAGATCACCGCGGTCGGCGACCCGGGCAAGCTCAAGCAGGCGCTGAACGACTCCCCGGCGATCAGCAACTACCTGCTGTACGTGAAGGCGTACGGGCTCGGCTGGAAAGTCGACGAGCACGAGGCGGTGACTCTTCCCGGCTACTCGGGCACAGTGGACCTCCACTATGCGGAGCCCGTGAAGTAG